From the genome of Kryptolebias marmoratus isolate JLee-2015 linkage group LG19, ASM164957v2, whole genome shotgun sequence, one region includes:
- the rab32a gene encoding ras-related protein Rab-32a isoform X1, producing MASSCRKLTPSTFKSDVWAHFAFLSKSGTQEVDKSKVVCKLCQRELKYCSNTTNLRNHLTRYHADALQKAQPVDSKQTQIDKSFISKLPSSSARAQKITKSVAVFICKDLRPYSVVENKGFKNMLKILEPRYAIPTRKYMTEVAVPSLYTEVKTDVLESLKSAERVALTCDGWTSRATDPYVTITSHFISDEWELVSNVLQTRPLHGSHTGSNIANLLTEAINEWGITGKVPAVVTDNAANMLAAVGLTDLLHVGCFAHVLNLASQAALKTPAVTRLLGRVRRISAFFHRSTLACHALKKNQKLLDLPQHKLLTDVSTRWNSALDMLERFLEQQPAVSAALLAPEVRKQEKDLCSLTEADITAAEDIAQALKSLKKATLVMSQESTPSLSVIAPLKERLLEDMQPSSSDSAVVKEMKIAMCRDLQKRYLGLKDELSIAAALDPRFKALLFLSDDDEREEVFTHLIALTKELATVKSSQQSGLMDEDREAIEQQGEPVDDPSGPSPKKARDSCALADLFGSAYTTPVAVSRTTDTKALDEVVRYKEVQPLPLSTNPLNWWREHEGEYPLLSCQAKRYLCIPGSSVPAERIFSTAGDIVTAQRSALKPEHVDQLLFLNKNLHVPT from the exons ATGGCGAGCAGCTGTAGAAAGCTAACTCCGTCAACTTTTAAGTCAGATGTTTGGGCTCATTTTGCTTTCCTGTCTAAATCTGGAACTCAAGAAGTCGACAAAAGCAAGGTGGTATGTAAGCTGTGCCAGAGAGAATTAAAGTACTGCAGTAACACGACAAACCTGCGCAATCACTTAACCAGATACCACGCAGATGCGCTACAAAAAGCACAAcctgttgactccaaacagacacaaatcGACAAATCATTCATCTCTAAACTGCCGTCAAGCTCTGCCCGCGCACAAAAAATCACAAAGTCTGTAGCCGTGTTTATTTGCAAGGACCTACGACCGTACAGTGTTGTTGAAAACAAGGGTTTTAAGAATATGCTAAAGATACTCGAACCACGCTACGCAATACCAACACGTAAATACATGACAGAAGTCGCTGTGCCGTCACTGTATACAGAGGTGAAGACAGACGTTTTGGAGTCGTTAAAGTCGGCCGAAAGAGTTGCTCTGACGTGTGATGGCTGGACCTCGAGAGCTACCGACCCCTACGTAACCATCACTTCTCATTTCATATCGGACGAGTGGGAATTGGTGTCAAATGTGCTTCAGACCAGGCCCCTTCATGGAAGTCATACAGGTAGCAATATAGCAAACTTGTTGACAGAGGCAATAAATGAATGGGGCATAACCGGAAAAGTGCCTGCTGTTGTTACAGACAACGCGGCTAACATGCTAGCTGCTGTCGGTCTCACTGATCTATTGCATGTTGGCTGCTTTGCCCATGTGCTCAACTTGGCTTCGCAGGCTGCTCTTAAAACCCCTGCAGTCACACGGCTTCTGGGCAGAGTGAggcgcatctctgctttttttcatcGCAGCACTTTGGCCTGTCATGCACTCAAGAAGAATCAAAAGTTGTTGGACCTCCCACAACACAAGTTACTGACTGATGTCTCTACAAGATGGAATAGCGCTTTAGATATGCTGGAGAGATTTTTGGAACAACAACCAGCTGTCTCTGCTGCATTACTTGCACCTGAAGTGCGAAAGCAGGAAAAAGATCTATGCTCCCTTACAGAGGCAGACATTACAGCAGCAGAGGATATTGCTCAGGCTCTGAAGTCATTAAAGAAAGCCACCTTGGTGATGTCTCAGGAAAGCACCCCAAGTCTGTCTGTCATTGCACCTCTAAAAGAAAGACTTCTAGAGGATATGCAACCATCATCCAGTGACTCTGCAGTGGTGAAGGAAATGAAGATTGCTATGTGCAGGGATCTCCAAAAAAg GTACCTGGGTCTGAAGGATGAGCTCTCCATTGCTGCTGCCCTGGACCCAAGGTTTAAGGCCCTACTTTTTCTGTCAGATGATGATGAGCGAGAAGAAGTGTTCACGCATCTTATAGCTCTCACAAAAGAATTGGCCACTGTTAAAAGCTCA caacaGAGTGGGCTGATGGATGAAGACCGTGAGGCAATTGAACAGCAGGGAGAGCCGGTTGATGACCCTTCTGGACCATCACCAAAGAAAGCAAGGGACTCTTGTGCTCTGGCTGATCTTTTTGGAAGCGCATATACAACTCCAGTAGCAGTGTCCAGAACCACAGATACCAAGGCATTGGATGAGGTGGTGCGTTACAAAGAGGTGCAACCACTGCCACTCTCCACAAATCCACTCAACTGGTGGAGAGAGCATGAGGGGGAATACCCTTTGTTGTCATGCCAAGCTAAAAGGTACCTTTGCATCCCAGGCAGTAGTGTACCTGCTGAAAGGATCTTTTCCACAGCAGGTGACATAGTCACAGCCCAGAGAAGTGCATTGAAGCCTGAGCATGTggatcagctgctttttctgaACAAGAATCTCCACGTGCCCACTTAG
- the rab32a gene encoding ras-related protein Rab-32a isoform X2 — MASSCRKLTPSTFKSDVWAHFAFLSKSGTQEVDKSKVVCKLCQRELKYCSNTTNLRNHLTRYHADALQKAQPVDSKQTQIDKSFISKLPSSSARAQKITKSVAVFICKDLRPYSVVENKGFKNMLKILEPRYAIPTRKYMTEVAVPSLYTEVKTDVLESLKSAERVALTCDGWTSRATDPYVTITSHFISDEWELVSNVLQTRPLHGSHTGSNIANLLTEAINEWGITGKVPAVVTDNAANMLAAVGLTDLLHVGCFAHVLNLASQAALKTPAVTRLLGRVRRISAFFHRSTLACHALKKNQKLLDLPQHKLLTDVSTRWNSALDMLERFLEQQPAVSAALLAPEVRKQEKDLCSLTEADITAAEDIAQALKSLKKATLVMSQESTPSLSVIAPLKERLLEDMQPSSSDSAVVKEMKIAMCRDLQKRYLGLKDELSIAAALDPRFKALLFLSDDDEREEVFTHLIALTKELATVKSSQQSGLMDEDREAIEQQGEPVDDPSGPSPKKARDSCALADLFGSAYTTPVAVSRTTDTKALDEVVRYKEVQPLPLSTNPLNWWREHEGEYPLLSCQAKRPGAIRKHDTSVLQRGCRGIRRVRRDEGRHV; from the exons ATGGCGAGCAGCTGTAGAAAGCTAACTCCGTCAACTTTTAAGTCAGATGTTTGGGCTCATTTTGCTTTCCTGTCTAAATCTGGAACTCAAGAAGTCGACAAAAGCAAGGTGGTATGTAAGCTGTGCCAGAGAGAATTAAAGTACTGCAGTAACACGACAAACCTGCGCAATCACTTAACCAGATACCACGCAGATGCGCTACAAAAAGCACAAcctgttgactccaaacagacacaaatcGACAAATCATTCATCTCTAAACTGCCGTCAAGCTCTGCCCGCGCACAAAAAATCACAAAGTCTGTAGCCGTGTTTATTTGCAAGGACCTACGACCGTACAGTGTTGTTGAAAACAAGGGTTTTAAGAATATGCTAAAGATACTCGAACCACGCTACGCAATACCAACACGTAAATACATGACAGAAGTCGCTGTGCCGTCACTGTATACAGAGGTGAAGACAGACGTTTTGGAGTCGTTAAAGTCGGCCGAAAGAGTTGCTCTGACGTGTGATGGCTGGACCTCGAGAGCTACCGACCCCTACGTAACCATCACTTCTCATTTCATATCGGACGAGTGGGAATTGGTGTCAAATGTGCTTCAGACCAGGCCCCTTCATGGAAGTCATACAGGTAGCAATATAGCAAACTTGTTGACAGAGGCAATAAATGAATGGGGCATAACCGGAAAAGTGCCTGCTGTTGTTACAGACAACGCGGCTAACATGCTAGCTGCTGTCGGTCTCACTGATCTATTGCATGTTGGCTGCTTTGCCCATGTGCTCAACTTGGCTTCGCAGGCTGCTCTTAAAACCCCTGCAGTCACACGGCTTCTGGGCAGAGTGAggcgcatctctgctttttttcatcGCAGCACTTTGGCCTGTCATGCACTCAAGAAGAATCAAAAGTTGTTGGACCTCCCACAACACAAGTTACTGACTGATGTCTCTACAAGATGGAATAGCGCTTTAGATATGCTGGAGAGATTTTTGGAACAACAACCAGCTGTCTCTGCTGCATTACTTGCACCTGAAGTGCGAAAGCAGGAAAAAGATCTATGCTCCCTTACAGAGGCAGACATTACAGCAGCAGAGGATATTGCTCAGGCTCTGAAGTCATTAAAGAAAGCCACCTTGGTGATGTCTCAGGAAAGCACCCCAAGTCTGTCTGTCATTGCACCTCTAAAAGAAAGACTTCTAGAGGATATGCAACCATCATCCAGTGACTCTGCAGTGGTGAAGGAAATGAAGATTGCTATGTGCAGGGATCTCCAAAAAAg GTACCTGGGTCTGAAGGATGAGCTCTCCATTGCTGCTGCCCTGGACCCAAGGTTTAAGGCCCTACTTTTTCTGTCAGATGATGATGAGCGAGAAGAAGTGTTCACGCATCTTATAGCTCTCACAAAAGAATTGGCCACTGTTAAAAGCTCA caacaGAGTGGGCTGATGGATGAAGACCGTGAGGCAATTGAACAGCAGGGAGAGCCGGTTGATGACCCTTCTGGACCATCACCAAAGAAAGCAAGGGACTCTTGTGCTCTGGCTGATCTTTTTGGAAGCGCATATACAACTCCAGTAGCAGTGTCCAGAACCACAGATACCAAGGCATTGGATGAGGTGGTGCGTTACAAAGAGGTGCAACCACTGCCACTCTCCACAAATCCACTCAACTGGTGGAGAGAGCATGAGGGGGAATACCCTTTGTTGTCATGCCAAGCTAAAAG